Proteins encoded in a region of the Isosphaeraceae bacterium EP7 genome:
- a CDS encoding methyltransferase domain-containing protein, protein MTTTATSSEQGQKFDNNGQYSRASILRYEKIFGEGYISTGGQETTDNLVGRIKAALKPGARILDVGSGIGGAAFYLAKTYGAKVVGIDLAEEMVTLANENAAKAGVGDSVTTILGDILTTEFKEPFDVIWSRDALMHIPDKPRLFKRLFDLMAPGGTLVITDYAKGVGAGSAEFQAYVKKTGYSLTDPASYGKLLEGAGFVDVHAEDATATFLEIMQREADRLKNNRDEFLAIFGEQDLNYLLERWLAKDGYCKAGDMKWGIYVAHKPA, encoded by the coding sequence ATGACCACGACGGCGACGTCGAGCGAGCAGGGCCAGAAGTTCGACAATAACGGCCAGTACAGCCGGGCGAGCATCCTCCGCTACGAGAAGATCTTCGGCGAGGGCTACATCAGCACAGGCGGCCAGGAAACGACCGACAACCTCGTCGGCCGGATCAAGGCGGCGCTCAAGCCGGGAGCCCGGATCCTCGACGTCGGCAGCGGCATCGGTGGCGCAGCCTTCTATCTCGCCAAGACTTACGGCGCCAAGGTCGTCGGCATCGACCTCGCCGAGGAGATGGTCACGCTCGCCAATGAGAACGCCGCCAAGGCGGGCGTCGGCGACTCAGTCACAACCATTCTTGGCGACATCCTGACCACCGAGTTCAAGGAGCCATTCGACGTCATCTGGAGCCGCGATGCCCTGATGCACATCCCGGACAAGCCCCGGCTCTTCAAGCGGCTCTTCGACCTGATGGCCCCCGGCGGCACGCTGGTCATCACCGACTATGCCAAGGGCGTGGGCGCGGGCTCGGCCGAATTCCAGGCCTACGTCAAGAAGACCGGCTATTCCCTGACCGATCCGGCCAGCTACGGCAAGCTCCTCGAAGGGGCCGGCTTCGTCGACGTCCACGCCGAGGACGCCACCGCGACTTTCCTCGAAATCATGCAGCGCGAGGCCGACCGCCTGAAGAACAACCGGGACGAGTTCCTGGCCATCTTCGGCGAGCAGGACCTGAACTACCTGCTCGAGCGCTGGCTCGCCAAGGACGGCTACTGCAAGGCCGGCGACATGAAGTGGGGCATCTACGTCGCCCACAAACCCGCCTGA
- a CDS encoding phosphotransferase has translation MTPDQTHHPRLRSLPIWREPIAIDPLPGGITNRNELVVDASGRKFVARSGADLPLLGVDRRNEVACQAAASSLGIAPEIVHHEPGLLVTRYLDARTMTAESMQATDCLVRLAATLRKLHDAWDGLSGEMLYFSSFQTIRTYAENAKVLQASLPDDVDELVDDARSLARRIQPFTPVLCHNDLLPANILNDGERISLVDWEYAGIGHPLFDLAGVSANCRLDDDQEQTLLAHYLGDRELSIDLMSELRIFKVASLLREALWSCIQSATSSIDFDYQAYATENFDAYRRVRRQLDERADGVMSSLVAL, from the coding sequence ATGACGCCAGACCAGACTCATCACCCCCGCCTGCGGAGTCTGCCGATCTGGCGTGAGCCGATCGCCATCGATCCCCTGCCAGGCGGGATTACCAATCGGAATGAGCTGGTCGTCGACGCAAGCGGTCGGAAGTTCGTCGCCAGGTCTGGCGCCGACCTTCCCCTGCTCGGCGTCGATCGCCGCAATGAGGTCGCCTGTCAGGCCGCGGCGTCGAGCCTGGGAATCGCCCCCGAGATCGTCCACCACGAGCCGGGATTGCTTGTCACCCGATATCTCGACGCCCGGACGATGACCGCGGAGTCCATGCAAGCGACTGACTGCCTGGTGAGGCTCGCGGCCACGTTGCGCAAACTTCACGATGCCTGGGATGGGCTCTCGGGCGAGATGCTCTATTTTTCCTCATTCCAGACCATCCGCACCTACGCCGAGAATGCCAAGGTCCTGCAAGCCTCACTTCCAGATGACGTCGACGAGTTGGTGGACGATGCCCGATCCCTCGCCCGCCGCATTCAGCCGTTCACGCCGGTGCTCTGTCATAACGACTTGCTGCCGGCCAACATACTCAATGATGGCGAGCGGATTTCGCTGGTGGATTGGGAGTACGCCGGCATCGGCCACCCGCTCTTCGACCTGGCGGGAGTCTCGGCCAACTGCAGGCTGGACGACGATCAGGAGCAGACCCTGCTTGCCCACTATCTGGGTGATCGGGAACTGAGCATCGACCTGATGAGCGAGTTGCGCATCTTCAAGGTCGCCTCGTTGCTACGCGAGGCGCTCTGGTCGTGCATCCAGTCGGCGACCTCTTCGATTGATTTCGACTATCAGGCCTATGCCACCGAAAACTTCGACGCCTATCGACGGGTCCGTCGCCAACTCGACGAGCGGGCCGACGGAGTCATGTCCTCGCTCGTAGCCCTTTGA
- the prmC gene encoding peptide chain release factor N(5)-glutamine methyltransferase, with protein MPNTETWTVGRLLTWTADFLKKKGSESPRLDAEVLLAHVQGWPRVKLYTQFDSEPNEANRTRFRELVRKRAEGSPVAYLTGHKEFYALSLKVSPAVLIPRPDSEFVVVEFIGLTKGKGPVLCADIGTGSGCLALACSNSNREARFHAVDLSPEALAVARANAKELVLEHQVTFHEGSLLEPLADLGPFDLIISNPPYIKAGDLAGLEVGVRDYEPHLALDGGPDGLRVVEPLVRDAIPMLKPGGHLILEIGSAQEAEVRSLISGHPEFDLAPTIRDHANHPRVVRATRR; from the coding sequence ATGCCCAACACCGAAACCTGGACCGTCGGCCGGCTCCTGACCTGGACCGCCGACTTCCTCAAGAAGAAGGGCTCGGAAAGCCCCCGGCTCGACGCCGAGGTGCTGCTCGCCCACGTCCAAGGATGGCCCAGGGTCAAGCTTTATACCCAGTTCGACTCCGAGCCGAACGAAGCCAATCGAACCCGATTCCGCGAGCTGGTTCGCAAGCGAGCGGAGGGGTCTCCGGTTGCTTACCTCACCGGCCATAAAGAGTTCTACGCCCTGAGCTTGAAGGTCAGCCCCGCGGTCCTGATCCCCAGGCCTGATAGCGAATTCGTGGTCGTCGAGTTCATCGGCCTGACCAAGGGCAAAGGGCCCGTCCTGTGTGCCGACATCGGCACCGGCTCCGGCTGCCTGGCCCTGGCTTGCTCGAACTCGAACCGCGAGGCCAGGTTCCACGCCGTCGACCTCAGCCCGGAGGCGTTGGCCGTCGCCCGCGCCAATGCGAAAGAGCTGGTGCTCGAGCACCAGGTGACCTTCCACGAGGGCAGCCTGCTGGAGCCACTGGCAGACCTCGGCCCGTTCGACCTGATCATCTCCAATCCCCCCTATATCAAGGCGGGAGATTTGGCCGGGCTCGAGGTCGGCGTCCGCGACTACGAACCCCACCTGGCCCTCGACGGCGGCCCCGACGGCCTGCGCGTGGTCGAGCCCCTCGTGCGCGACGCCATCCCGATGCTCAAGCCGGGCGGCCACCTGATCCTCGAAATCGGCTCGGCTCAGGAGGCCGAGGTCCGTTCCCTGATCTCCGGACACCCCGAGTTCGACCTCGCCCCGACCATCCGCGACCACGCCAATCACCCGCGAGTCGTCCGCGCCACCCGTCGCTGA